In Populus trichocarpa isolate Nisqually-1 chromosome 7, P.trichocarpa_v4.1, whole genome shotgun sequence, the following proteins share a genomic window:
- the LOC7491742 gene encoding F-box protein SKIP16 isoform X1, with product MGLESVGDLALNIILTKLGPKETVQVLCVSKKFKDLASEESLWSLFCRQDLDLSAPLDHHGNHLPSFKATYKLWREAFHMYPWPLVKRVKSCWDRLTSWLTANFPEVKATLGKGASEGEIQKLERILKVKLPLPTRLLYRFHDGQHFSDKNLSGGMAGCPLGLIGGYCFYNHSVNVYLLSLHEVISKTQEIVRHLNLPDTSEYIVVAASSSYVGKFFFLNCSDGQLYVGTQNFPTDAEMMPCVPQALISPVHDFNSDQQQDAMLLWLEEHGRRLHNGMIKILGKGNIKSISQFPEESPLCSTAVTSGVKVRASAVFVPEAADLEDISTKYVFAYSIRMSLLPEGCIINGMHFSSCQLHLRHWVISANDTAVSNVNAEAVIGKNLRLNLYVCSSHSCFQARKNLFMRVVHLCQLLLALLKVLSHLSLADWQIQKEFHLKLKSVGFRSNCQTTFSDDHPRG from the exons ATGGGGCTGGAATCAGTGGGAGATCTAGCTCTGAACATAATCTTAACAAAACTTGGTCCAAAAGAGACAGTACAAGTACTATGTGTCAGCAAAAAGTTCAAGGATTTAGCTTCAGAGGAATCTCTCTGGTCATTATTTTGCCGTCAAGATCTTGATCTTTCTGCTCCTCTTGACCATCATGGAAATCATCTGCCTTCTTTTAAG GCAACTTATAAGTTATGGAGAGAAGCCTTTCATATGTATCCTTGGCCCCTTGTAAAGCGAGTTAAAAGTTGTTGGGACAGACTCACGAGCTGGTTGACCGCGAACTTTCCTGAAGTTAAGGCTACCCTAGGAAAGGGTGCATCAGAAGGTGAGATTCAAAAGTTGGAAAGAATTTTGAAAGTTAAGTTGCCTCTTCCCACAAGACTTCTCTACCGCTTTCATGATGGTCAACATTTCTCAGACAAAAATCTGTCAGGTGGCATGGCTGGTTGTCCATTGGGCCTGATAGGTGGCTACTGTTTTTATAATCACTCGGTTAATGTCTACTTATTATCACTACATGAGGTAATCTCTAAAACGCAGGAAATAGTGCGGCACCTGAACTTACCCGATACATCCGAGTATATTGTTGTGGCTGCTTCATCCTCATACGTTGGAAAGTTTTTCTTCCTGAACTGTTCTGATGGCCAACTCTATGTTGGGACCCAGAATTTTCCAACAGATGCAGAAATGATGCCATGTGTACCTCAGGCATTGATTAGTCCAGTCCATGATTTCAACAGTGACCAACAACAGGATGCTATGTTGTTATGGTTAGAAGAACATGGCCGTCGCTTGCACAATGGCATGATCAAAATTCTCGGCAAAGGAAATATTAAAAGCATCTCTCAGTTTCCAGAAGAATCTCCTCTCTGTTCAACTGCTGTAACCAGTGGTGTAAAG GTTCGTGCTTCTGCTGTTTTTGTGCCAGAGGCTGCTGATCTGGAAGATATTTCTACAAAATACGTGTTCGCTTATTCAATCCGCATGTCCCTTCTACCAGAAGGATGCATCATCAACGGAATGCACTTCAGCTCTTGCCAACTGCACCTGAGGCACTGGGTTATCAGTGCTAATGATACTGCTGTATCTAATGTCAATGCAGAGGCTGTGATAGGCAAG AATCTCAGACTTAACTTGTATGTTTGCAGTTCCCACTCTTGTTTCCAGGCGAGAAAGAATTTGTTTATGAGAGTTGTACACCTCTGCCAACTTCTACTGGCTCTGTTGAAGGTTCTTTCACATTTGTCCCTGGCAG attGGCAGATCCAAAAGGAATTCCATTTGAAGTTGAAGTCGGTCGGTTTCCGCTCCAACTGCCAGACTACATTTTCTGATGATCATCCTCGAGGTTGA
- the LOC7491742 gene encoding F-box protein SKIP16 isoform X2 — MGLESVGDLALNIILTKLGPKETVQVLCVSKKFKDLASEESLWSLFCRQDLDLSAPLDHHGNHLPSFKATYKLWREAFHMYPWPLVKRVKSCWDRLTSWLTANFPEVKATLGKGASEGEIQKLERILKVKLPLPTRLLYRFHDGQHFSDKNLSGGMAGCPLGLIGGYCFYNHSVNVYLLSLHEVISKTQEIVRHLNLPDTSEYIVVAASSSYVGKFFFLNCSDGQLYVGTQNFPTDAEMMPCVPQALISPVHDFNSDQQQDAMLLWLEEHGRRLHNGMIKILGKGNIKSISQFPEESPLCSTAVTSGVKVRASAVFVPEAADLEDISTKYVFAYSIRMSLLPEGCIINGMHFSSCQLHLRHWVISANDTAVSNVNAEAVIGKFPLLFPGEKEFVYESCTPLPTSTGSVEGSFTFVPGRLADPKGIPFEVEVGRFPLQLPDYIF, encoded by the exons ATGGGGCTGGAATCAGTGGGAGATCTAGCTCTGAACATAATCTTAACAAAACTTGGTCCAAAAGAGACAGTACAAGTACTATGTGTCAGCAAAAAGTTCAAGGATTTAGCTTCAGAGGAATCTCTCTGGTCATTATTTTGCCGTCAAGATCTTGATCTTTCTGCTCCTCTTGACCATCATGGAAATCATCTGCCTTCTTTTAAG GCAACTTATAAGTTATGGAGAGAAGCCTTTCATATGTATCCTTGGCCCCTTGTAAAGCGAGTTAAAAGTTGTTGGGACAGACTCACGAGCTGGTTGACCGCGAACTTTCCTGAAGTTAAGGCTACCCTAGGAAAGGGTGCATCAGAAGGTGAGATTCAAAAGTTGGAAAGAATTTTGAAAGTTAAGTTGCCTCTTCCCACAAGACTTCTCTACCGCTTTCATGATGGTCAACATTTCTCAGACAAAAATCTGTCAGGTGGCATGGCTGGTTGTCCATTGGGCCTGATAGGTGGCTACTGTTTTTATAATCACTCGGTTAATGTCTACTTATTATCACTACATGAGGTAATCTCTAAAACGCAGGAAATAGTGCGGCACCTGAACTTACCCGATACATCCGAGTATATTGTTGTGGCTGCTTCATCCTCATACGTTGGAAAGTTTTTCTTCCTGAACTGTTCTGATGGCCAACTCTATGTTGGGACCCAGAATTTTCCAACAGATGCAGAAATGATGCCATGTGTACCTCAGGCATTGATTAGTCCAGTCCATGATTTCAACAGTGACCAACAACAGGATGCTATGTTGTTATGGTTAGAAGAACATGGCCGTCGCTTGCACAATGGCATGATCAAAATTCTCGGCAAAGGAAATATTAAAAGCATCTCTCAGTTTCCAGAAGAATCTCCTCTCTGTTCAACTGCTGTAACCAGTGGTGTAAAG GTTCGTGCTTCTGCTGTTTTTGTGCCAGAGGCTGCTGATCTGGAAGATATTTCTACAAAATACGTGTTCGCTTATTCAATCCGCATGTCCCTTCTACCAGAAGGATGCATCATCAACGGAATGCACTTCAGCTCTTGCCAACTGCACCTGAGGCACTGGGTTATCAGTGCTAATGATACTGCTGTATCTAATGTCAATGCAGAGGCTGTGATAGGCAAG TTCCCACTCTTGTTTCCAGGCGAGAAAGAATTTGTTTATGAGAGTTGTACACCTCTGCCAACTTCTACTGGCTCTGTTGAAGGTTCTTTCACATTTGTCCCTGGCAG attGGCAGATCCAAAAGGAATTCCATTTGAAGTTGAAGTCGGTCGGTTTCCGCTCCAACTGCCAGACTACATTTTCTGA